Proteins encoded within one genomic window of Rhinolophus sinicus isolate RSC01 linkage group LG05, ASM3656204v1, whole genome shotgun sequence:
- the KRCC1 gene encoding lysine-rich coiled-coil protein 1, whose amino-acid sequence MKHSKTYDSFQDELEDYIKVQKARGLEPKTCFRQMREDYLETWRYKEDFDSRPRHRMFNQRFPTETIQTYSRTCSISQAVENQFPQWLPAHYNRQRQDSLSYCQFTRDRFSEKPVPLNLSQQEYNYSSYSVEPGVYKHLSSENTTSAHPATHKQIHRKRKRHAEEGREKTEEKRPKHKRKKGCDKTDLDKSLQGNKTEVETVRISTKKLKNQKERKSRDVASKKEERKCRKEKKEQGKERTEEEMLWDQSILGF is encoded by the coding sequence ATGAAGCATTCAAAGACATACGACTCTTTTCAAGATGAACTTGAAGATTATATCAAAGTGCAGAAAGCCAGAGGCTTAGAACCAAAGACTTGTTTCAGACAAATGAGAGAGGACTATTTGGAAACCTGGAGGTACAAAGAAGACTTTGATTCCAGACCCAGGCATAGAATGTTTAATCAAAGATTCCCAACTGAAACCATCCAGACCTACTCAAGAACATGCAGTATTTCACAAGCAGTGGAAAACCAGTTCCCTCAGTGGCTACCAGCTCATTACAACAGGCAAAGACAAGACTCCCTGAGCTACTGTCAATTCACCAGGGATCGTTTCTCAGAAAAACCAGTACCCCTGAACCTTAGTCAGCAAGAGTATAATTATAGCTCATACAGTGTAGAGCCTGGAGTTTATAAGCACCTCTCCTCAGAAAACACCACCAGTGCCCATCCAGCCACTCATAAACAGATACATCGGAAGAGAAAAAGGCACGcagaagaaggcagagaaaaaacAGAGGAGAAGAGGCCCAAGCATAAGAGGAAAAAAGGTTGTGATAAAACAGATTTAGACAAGAGCCtccaaggaaacaaaacagaggtAGAAACAGTCAGGATCAGTACAAAAAAGCTTAAGaatcaaaaggagagaaaaagccGAGATGTCGCCTCTAAGAAAGAGGAACGTaagtgtagaaaagaaaaaaaggagcaaggcaaagaaaggacagaggaggaaatgctTTGGGACCAGTCTATCCTTGGATTTTGA